Proteins co-encoded in one Quercus robur chromosome 8, dhQueRobu3.1, whole genome shotgun sequence genomic window:
- the LOC126695035 gene encoding uncharacterized protein LOC126695035, translating to MSTGTQRMLKNLKKFADVKYKLFTARYGQQVSDIFDFPIHFVLSPFTLAFDIVGSAPRGFGVPELISKLSYFSIFAVATLGTYDIALELGKKVICQRNCRTCNGWQALRCTKCRGSGRVHYQVKNYTLKGGEKATAECVADAIVDNRAELVHLPSTMDLHVPLPTKDCPTCDGTGVMGCPECKHKLQVRISADDIMEPPWKAYNVLKRMDYPYEHIVHSMRDPSIAAFWLITLPQIVGGFDYDDDVKQKIWWQYKDSMQYDQLRDVVAKQRPGWEHLQEALISIDPVRARDDPVIVKNIPYHKAKKALEAEVMKLDPPPRPPSWGELELPLNASSWSEEDLKDPEKLYEMTVLLNAQREIADKIKDVQWETKWRQEKLNEMLEEKVQPYIQNIDNGILSKPIVLQSQNQEHKRSQRRRWFFF from the exons ATGTCAACTGGAACACAGCGCATgttgaagaacttgaagaagTTCGCAGATGTTAAATACAAGCTCTTCACAGCTCGCTATGGCCAACAAGTCTCTGACATCTTCGACTTCCCCATACACTTCGTTCTCTCCCCTTTCACTCTCGCTTTCGACATTGTTGGCTCTGCTCCTCGTGGCTTCGGCGTCCCCGAGCTCATCTCCAAGCTCTCTTACTTTTCTATTTTC GCTGTTGCTACTCTAGGGACTTATGACATTGCATTGGAGCTTGGAAAGAAAGTGATATGTCAGAG AAACTGTCGTACTTGCAATGGGTGGCAGGCATTGCGGTGTACTAAGTGCAGAGGATCAGGCAGGGTGCATTACCAAGTTAAAAATTACACCTTGAAAGG TGGAGAGAAGGCAACAGCTGAATGTGTTGCAGATGCCATTGTGGACAATCGGGCAGAGTTGGTGCACCTTCCATCCACCATGGATCTTCATGTCCCCTTGCCAACTAAAGACTGCCCAACTTGTGATGGGACG GGTGTAATGGGCTGTCCTGAATGCAAGCACAAATTACAAGTCAGAATCTCTGCAGATGAC ATCATGGAGCCTCCATGGAAGGCCTATAATGTCTTGAAAAGGATGGACTATCCCTATGAG CATATAGTTCACAGCATGAGGGATCCCAGCATCGCTGCATTTTGGTTGATCACCTTGCCTCAGATTGTGGGTGGATTCGACTATGATGATGATGTCAAGCAGAAAATTTGGTGGCAATACAAG GACTCCATGCAATATGATCAACTTCGAGATGTGGTGGCAAAGCAAAGACCAGGCTGGGAGCACTTGCAGGAG GCCTTGATTTCTATAGATCCTGTCCGTGCTAGGGATGATCCTGTTATAGTGAAAAATATCCCCTACCACAAGGCCAAGAAGGCATTGGAGGCAGAAGTGATGAAGCTTGATCCTCCACCACGGCCACCAAGCTGGGGT GAGCTAGAACTTCCACTTAATGCATCTTCTTGGAGTGAGGAAGATCTCAAAGATCCAGAGAAATTGTATGAGATGACTGTTCTTCTTAATGCACAAAGAGAAATTGCTGATAAAATCAAGGATGTTCAATGGGAAACTAAATGGCGTCAGGAAAAG ttaAATGAGATGTTGGAGGAGAAGGTGCAACCATACATTCAAAACATTGACAATGGCATCCTGTCTAAACCTATTGTCTTACAATCACAAAATCAGGAGCATAAG AGGAGCCAGCGCCGGagatggtttttcttttga
- the LOC126696066 gene encoding protein-lysine N-methyltransferase rrg1-like → MVIRQLPSQGLSYQLWPTATTLVTLLDHHCCDPSNSPLSSTLLDQCRSLNILKLGSKTGLVGIAATTTLGANVMVTDLPHVIMNLQFNAKVNAAVLAANGGTIHVSLLRWGEANDVNLIG, encoded by the coding sequence ATGGTGATCAGGCAGCTCCCATCGCAAGGCCTCTCGTACCAGCTCTGGCCCACAGCAACTACTCTCGTCACCCTCCTAGATCACCACTGTTGTGACCCTAGCAATAGTCCCTTGTCTTCCACACTCCTCGATCAATGTCGCAGTCTCAATATCCTCAAGCTTGGATCCAAAACTGGCCTAGTTGGAATCGCCGCAACCACTACTCTCGGTGCTAATGTCATGGTCACCGACCTCCCACACGTCATCATGAACCTCCAATTCAACGCTAAAGTGAACGCCGCCGTTTTGGCCGCAAACGGTGGGACCATCCACGTGTCGTTGCTGAGGTGGGGAGAGGCCAATGATGTGAATTTGATTGGGTGA